A window of Nitrospirota bacterium contains these coding sequences:
- a CDS encoding bifunctional 3,4-dihydroxy-2-butanone-4-phosphate synthase/GTP cyclohydrolase II produces the protein MAFSTIDEALEDLVKGRLIILVDDEDRENEGDLFIAAEKVTAEAINFMAKYGRGLICLSLTPERVSSLKLPMMTNENTSTYGTAFTVSIEAKKGVTTGISAHDRARTILTAIDPETKPEDLTRPGHIFPLRAKPGGVLQRTGQTEGSVDLARLAGLYPAGVICEIMNDDGTMARVPELKEFAKKHNLKMVTIKDLIHYRMKTEMFVKRIADVTLPTDYGDFRAIAYTNDVDQNMHIALIKGEIKPGDKVLVRVHSECLTGDVFGSKRCDCGAQIHKAMQMVQNEGKGVVLYMKQEGRGIGLSNKLRAYELQDKGLDTVEANIKLGFKPDLRDYGIGAQILVDLGVRQMRLMTNNPKKIIGLEGYGLKIVERVPIETKPNEKNIDYLKTKKKKLGHILKSV, from the coding sequence ATAGCATTTAGCACCATAGACGAGGCATTAGAGGACCTTGTAAAAGGCAGGCTGATTATCCTCGTTGACGACGAGGATAGGGAGAACGAAGGGGACCTCTTTATAGCAGCAGAAAAGGTTACGGCTGAGGCAATAAACTTCATGGCTAAATATGGAAGAGGGCTTATCTGTCTGTCCCTGACGCCTGAGAGGGTTAGTAGCCTTAAACTACCAATGATGACTAATGAAAACACATCTACCTATGGCACTGCATTCACTGTCTCGATAGAGGCTAAAAAAGGTGTGACAACCGGAATCTCGGCACATGACAGGGCAAGAACAATCCTTACTGCAATAGACCCTGAGACTAAACCAGAAGACCTCACAAGACCGGGTCATATCTTTCCCCTGAGGGCAAAGCCAGGAGGTGTCCTTCAGAGGACAGGCCAGACAGAGGGCTCTGTTGACCTCGCAAGGTTAGCAGGACTTTATCCAGCAGGCGTCATATGCGAGATAATGAACGATGACGGCACAATGGCACGGGTGCCTGAGCTAAAGGAGTTTGCAAAAAAACATAACCTAAAGATGGTCACCATAAAAGACCTCATCCACTACAGAATGAAAACAGAGATGTTCGTAAAAAGGATAGCAGATGTCACACTGCCCACAGATTACGGAGACTTTAGGGCAATAGCATATACAAACGATGTGGACCAGAATATGCATATAGCCCTCATAAAAGGTGAGATTAAGCCCGGAGATAAGGTCTTAGTGAGGGTCCACTCGGAGTGCCTTACAGGAGATGTGTTTGGCTCAAAGAGATGCGATTGTGGAGCACAGATTCATAAGGCAATGCAGATGGTTCAAAACGAGGGAAAGGGTGTTGTCCTTTATATGAAGCAGGAAGGAAGAGGCATAGGACTTTCAAATAAGCTCAGGGCATATGAGCTTCAGGACAAAGGGCTTGACACGGTTGAGGCTAATATAAAATTGGGATTCAAGCCTGACCTCAGGGACTATGGAATCGGCGCACAAATCCTCGTTGACTTAGGTGTAAGACAGATGCGCCTCATGACAAACAATCCAAAAAAGATAATCGGACTCGAAGGATACGGACTTAAGATCGTAGAAAGAGTTCCAATAGAGACAAAGCCAAACGAAAAAAATATTGACTACCTTAAGACAAAAAAGAAAAAATTAGGACATATCCTAAAAAGCGTTTAG